AAAGACTGGGTGCCGTGGCACACTTAACAATCAAGATGCATTCATCAAAGTAGCCTGGAGAACAAGCATGCAAAATAACTTGATAATTAGATTATGCAGTATTTGGAGTAAAAGGGAGTTCTTACTTACCTATTCTTATAGATGATTGCCACCGCTACTACTAATGTTACTGTTACTTCCACCAAGGGAGTTGTCGTCTGCCTTGCAAAAGAGTTCCTTTTAGAATGGTTTTAACATCTTTGCGATCAGAAAAGGCAACTAGGTAGTGATTCATCGTATCTAATAATGCACACAATAATTAACAGGGGCCACAGGCGTGTAATGCCTCCTGCCAAAGTACGTGAGTCTTCTTTGAATCAGGGACCAGCAGTCCTCTTACTGGAAGAAAGCTGTAGGCAGCCTTTGGTAGATTCCTGTTTACTCCTATGATCTCAGTTTATAAACACTAGGAGCAGCTAGATCAATCTTTCATTTGCTTTAATGGGATGACACCCTTGGCCCTTGGTGTAGACCAAAGAGCTTgtagaaagaaaagcaaacatgaTCTTAATTGCTGGAGTGATCTGTCTGCATCAATAATCCTCTTCAGTCTGAACGCATAAAATGGCAAGCGGGAATGTGCTGACCAAGCCCCATCCCATTGATGCCAAGGTATGTGCTGGCAAGCACTTCCTTACCAAAGTATGGTCAATGTTAGTCTAAAGGGGGCTACCTTACTCACCTGTTGGGAAATACTCATCCCCCTTCAGAATCACATGAGCCAGGGAGTGCACCCAGGACACACAGTATCATTGAAGGTGCTTGACCTGCACCTCGTATCCTTGACCCTCATATcctatctttcttaaatacttcattcaaatgatgatgTTATATCCATGTTGTTAATTTCCCTGATaattccttaaattcttttaatttatactctcctcccttttgttttaataaatttctataagttgtcaacccttctatcatattctttttctttactgCTATAGCTTCCAATGGTGAGAGCCAAAGTGGTGTTTTTACCTCCAATAAATTATTGTATTTATCCCATACTCTATACAgatttttcctaattatatgatttgtaaatcctttatgaactttcaccttttcataccataaataagcgtgCCAGCCAAAAATATTGTCATGACCTTCTGAGTCTACAATATGTGAATTCTGTaatgtcatccattccttcaacccaCAAAGATAGGATGCCTCATAATATAGTCTCATATCCACGTCTTGATTTACTTCCCATTTAGGTCTTCGGATTCTTGAACTTTATTCTCTGGGCAGGAAACATTTGGTTTGTTTTCAAGGAGACTGGCTGGCATTCTTCAGGCACGAGGCACCCTCAAGACACCATGGAGAAGCAGTCTGGCGGCTTTAACCAAGGTGGCTACAATCAAGATAGCTACGGGCCAACTGGTGGCTATAACCAACAGGGAAGCAGCTTTGGGCAGCAGACCAACTATGGCCAAGTGGATGAATTTGGCCAGCAGCAACAGAGCAGCCCCACCTCCTTTGCTAATCAAATTTAGCACGCTCAGAGTTCCAAGAGCTCTTACGTTGAGCATTGTGTGTGGAAAGCTGAAACACAGTGGCAGGCAGCAGATTTCTCAAGTTTTAGATAAATGTGACAGAATTTCATCTAAATCAAAGGTCTACGGGTACCATCCGAAGAAGGTGGGTTGTGGTTCTTACTTTGTTTATATATGAAGCATCTTCTCCTTGTGAGTAGGTGATTGAGGTTATAGTCATCAGAGGTGGTGGATTGGGGTAAATAATTGTTGTATGTACTGTATAGATAACCTTACGGTAGTTTTGTATGTGTATGGTGGCAGCATTTTGTAGCCTCGAGTCTGTAGTATATGATATGGAGAACACAACTAAATTAGCTTTAGATTTTCTTCTGCATTTTGGTGAAcagcaaaatgtgtgttttcGCATTATTTCTGATCATATCACAATGCATGCATTGTAGCGCCTAAGTTTTCAACTTTGCCTGTCTATGACTGTTGGTTTACAAtatttggttttgggttttttttctacATAAGAAATTTATTTGACATTTGTCCTGATTAGCAAATTTGCAGAGTGTCTTAGTGCATGAGGTTGCATCATTTTCACGCCAACAGAATGTTATGAACTGTGTATATGGGATTTTTTCaataccaccaccactactactttttaattggtttgtttgtttgatataaTGTTTTAgataatgtatgtatgtatgtacgtatgcctattttatatattttgcagAGTTGGATCAACGGCTTACCCAAATCTTGAATGCTGCATATAACTAAAACAGTTTTCCTTAAAAGGGCATTCAGAaataatatgctgtaaactgaCCAATTTGTTTGTTTAATCGAGCTCAGTATTCCTTCTTTAAATCCATATTTTGATGTTTTGTGACTCTTTGAACGTGAACTGTGTAATATAAGGACCAAGTAACTGTGTTTACATGTTTACAAAGGTATTTATTTAATTAGGATAACAGAGGTGCAGATATCAGTAAGTGAAACTATCTGGTGGCAAACGCCACCTTGACAGATAGCGCAACAGAGCATGTGCACATTCAGAGCTGTTGCGAAACACTTTTCCTCTATGGCCATTGATGGTGAAGAATGTTTTTCTCTCTAAGCTGTTTCAAAGTTGTTCAACGTCTGTTTGGTCCAGTCGTTATGATGATGTATACTGGATTTGGTGCTATTCGTAAGTAAAAAGAGAGTGTCAAACACATAAGATCTCAGCAATCGAGAACACTGAGCCATTTCCTTAGCGGGGTAAAGGTAATTTAGAGATCATGCTGATCTCAAATTGTGCGTAATattttccagggggaaaaatgGTTTCTGCTCAGCCATTTTTCCACAGAACCCTTTAGCTCCATGGCAAGGCAACAGAGCCAGACTTCTGCTGCTAGATGGAaagctttgttttctctttcctccAGCAATAGACAGGACTCCACATAATAAGCAGCAAAAGAACCCAAGCCATGCTGCTAAATGGAGCCAAATTTGAGAGCAGCAACCTCTCTCACACTGCAAGGGGAAAGACTGAGATCTACTCTCATTCCTGTGTGAGTTGAGCATTTCCATGTCTCCACATATACACATATGCTGCAGGGAATTGGTAAGGTCAGGAGGGAGTTAAGTACTGAGTTGCTACCTTGCCTCAGTCTCACTGATTGAGACTCATCCTGGTGAGAAAGTGTCGCTAACTGCTAACCTAAAACACATTGGATACTGCGCAGCAAAATTAGGGTCATCTTAGCATCCCTGCAACCCCCGAAACTCAGTTTGCAGCCTACAGATGAACACACCACTGTAAAAACTGAACATCTGCATTTCTAAATAGAAGTGTATCCGTCTATGATATCATTGTATGAGCTGTAAATGTTCAAAGCCTATCTTAGCATAAAACGGCATAGTCACTTATATGATTATTGTAACCAATGTATGATTGCTCAGTGGATGACTCAATATTGTGATATATCTATTTGACCCGCATAAATAAAGATTATTGCATACAATGCTTGTTTAAAGGCATGTGGTGgtgctgcaacacacacacacacacacacacactctcacacacagagagagaggagagagagagagagagagagagagagagagagagagagagagagagagagagagaggataaaaTAGGACATGCATCTTTTTACCATCCATTTTCACTCCAAGTTATTGTCTAACTTGGGCTTCAACCTGAAATGACAAGTCAGCTTGTACATGCATTATGTTTGGATTGGAAATAATGGGGGAAATTATGTTTTCTGTTGGATCAGCTTAACCTGATATGGGAATGTGCAACATAGTCTTGAGTATTCTTCTGCaactttcagatattttggactacagctcacatcatCCTGTGATTCAAactattggagagttacagcgcctgctgtggctgtagaggccgatattggagagacatgttttgttgtagcTCTGCAGTATTCAGCTAAATAACTGTGTGAGCGGAACAACGTCCACTTGCATAATGGGActgtccctcctctcctccccgtACGCACACTGTGACTGTTCCAAACTTGCTCCAAGGGTTTGGGGAACACCTAGAACAGATGTTGGGATACATGAGAGGGGGAGAGCATTGAACTGTACAAGGTGAAGTCCTTGTGCTGATAAAACCTGAGcgctatgttgaattccaccccaaaacatctggaagagacTTGGTTGGAGAGAGTTTATGCAGCCGTTCATCATTACAGATGAGAAAGGTAGCAACATTTCAGGAATACAAGTTACAATGGCCTGAACAAATTTGTCTTGTTGGCAATGGGCTATTTGCAAAGCTGAGTGACAAATGACATTTGTATTGTAGGAAACATTCGACATTCACTGTCAGGGTGTTTGTTTTTGACATTTATAAACATCCCATTAAACAAAGTCATATGGGTGGCTCATAACACAATACCAAGCTACAATCAAAACATATATTAAAGTATACCACCTAGTGTTTTTTCTGTTAACCCCCTCCCCCACTAAATcagcaaaaaaaaacaccatcaaCAACACAAAACCAGCACAGAACAGCACAAAATCAATCTCAAATGGCCTAGAACCAGCACAGGGGGGAATCATTAGTGCCTAGAAGGAGAAATATGTAATCACATAATTAACATTCTTTCAAAATCCCTgatttatgtgctgtaagctgcccagagtggctggagaaacatagtcagatgggtgggatattattattatcatcatcgtcgtcatcatcatcaccaccaccatcatctgaTTCTAAGGcataaaaatggggggaggggagactcTGCAGGATCAGATCAAAAGGATCCATCTTTTCCAACACCCTATTTTGAACCACAGCCAATGAAATGCCTGGCTGTGGCATTGAGAGTGTTGCAAGATTTCCTGTTTACCAACAGGAATCAATAAATTCTTGCTCTGGATTACCTTGAGACTAGAGTTCATAGACTGCCTAGCTTCACAGATATATTTTTCCTCCAGGAAACCTACACAGCACATTCGGAAAACAAACCCAGGAATTAAAGTtcacaaggagaagaagaaagcacaTAGCAGTCAGCCTTGTCTCTTGCGGTCTGGCAAAAGGGTGAAAACAGAGTGGTTGTACAGAGTGGTTGTAAAGAGGCATTGTAGGAAACAGATGGAAGGGGAGTTGAGCAGCTGATGGCTTGACACCTTCTGCAAAGCCCAAGATCTAGCATAAATGCCTCCTTTGCCATAAGGGCACATGCCAACCCTGAAGAAGGCACATCATTATGTATTTAGCAAAGAAGGGGAAGCAATGAATCATAGGCTATTTTCAATCTGTGCTGTTAAGGTTGTACTAGCTTTGCTGTCAGGAGGAGACTGGAGATATCACAATAAAAAAGGGTGATGAACCTCTTGCCGGAGGGCTTGCATGGTGACAAGAATGTAGAGGAATTCTCAACATGGACACATCATGTATCTTAATCTTATAAAGAACGCCAGAGATTTGTTGCCTTCTAACAAGACTTTCTTTTAGGCaactggagaagactcttggtTAGGAAAAACATAACATTTTGTTCTGATGTACCTCTGTCCTCTgttagtgaagttaactctttattcgaagaaaacaaaacagtggcggcctagtgatcacagcaactcttcccgtaggtcttgccccaatcaGACAGTTACAAGAACTGAAAACCCCTGTCTTCTCAACACTCTCTAAAGCTCCTGCCCTGGGTCCTTCCCCAGAAGCCGATGGCTCAATTGCCTTGTATCTCATTGCTCTACCTTCTTCATTCCTCTTTGTGTTgtgggagaccagaggggaggggagctggtcgcagtAGGAGGGGGAGTTtctctggcttcttcagcagcttaCCTCACCTCTGTCTCCtggctccctcctctcctgcctctgaatcTGGACCGCTCtctgccctagcttcttcttgctcactaaagcctgttgccttttcaacttccaacacctcctcccagtctgctccctcttctccctctgaccacgcatcgtcgtcccaccaccaatcccctggctctgagccttcatcccttggggattccccagcttatgcctcccaccactcctctgcattcagccagtccatgacacctaaTCGGCAGGACCAacagttaaggatgatgggaagtgtagttcaacatctggacaTTCAATagattcctcacccctggtcAGTATATTTGGCTAGCATAGTAATAACTAGCCAAAGGGCTCTGCAACTCATAGATACAAGGCAAAGGCCAAACCACATATGACACTAAATGCACCTCTATAAACACTTACCACCTCATCCTGCGCTGCTTGGCACAATGGGCACTAATAGCAGCACAGGAGACAATTTCCATTGAGATCACAGAGAGGGAAGGTGTAAGGTCCACTGAGCATGCCATcatgaccaggggtcagcaaaccttttcagcagtgggccggtccactgtccctcagaccttgtggggggccgcactatattggggggggatgaacaaattcctatgccccacaaataacccagagatgcattttaaataaaaggacacattctactcatgtaaaaacacactgattccaggaccatccatgggccggatttagaaggtaattgggccagatccggcccccaggccttaggttgcctacccctgatcatGACTATGGTCCCAATATATCCCTGACATGCTCTGTCTTAGGACACATTTAGTTGGACCTAAGTGGAAACTTTGC
The DNA window shown above is from Podarcis muralis unplaced genomic scaffold, rPodMur119.hap1.1 HAP1_SCAFFOLD_137, whole genome shotgun sequence and carries:
- the LOC144326558 gene encoding synaptoporin-like; translated protein: MSACKQQSNKCMPVRSPVMSSLNTSVVFGFLNFILWAGNIWFVFKETGWHSSGTRHPQDTMEKQSGGFNQGGYNQDSYGPTGGYNQQGSSFGQQTNYGQVDEFGQQQQSSPTSFANQI